In Columba livia isolate bColLiv1 breed racing homer chromosome 20, bColLiv1.pat.W.v2, whole genome shotgun sequence, a genomic segment contains:
- the ABR gene encoding active breakpoint cluster region-related protein isoform X3: protein MEEEEEAIGYLDKVLEDEDDSEPGTPTSPGSPFSAGEKGERDAGKGLEMRKLVLSGFLASEEIYINQLEALLLPMKPLKATATTSQPVLTLQQIETIFYKIQDIYEIHKEFYDSLCPKVQQWDSNVTMGHLFQKLASQLGVYKAFVDNYKIALETAEKCSQSNYQFQKISEELKVKGPKDSKESHTSVTMEALLYKPIDRVTRSTLVLHDLLKHTPADHPDYPLLQDALRISQNFLSSINEDIDPRRTAVTTPKGETRQLVKDGFLVELSEGSRKLRHVFLFTDVLLCAKLKKTAVGKHQQYDCKWYVPLADLVFPSPEESEHCPQVHVIPDHELEDMKMKISAIKSEVQKEKANKGQSRAIERLKKKMFENEFWLLLNSPAIPFRIHNRNGKSYLFLLSSDYERSEWREAIQKLQKKDLQAFVLSSVELQVLTGSCFKLRTVHNIPVTSNKDDDESPGLYGFLHVIVHSAKGFKQSANLYCTLEVDSFGYFVSKAKTRVFRDTTEPQWNEEFEIELEGSQSLRILCYEKCYDKTKLNKDNNEIVDKIMGKGQIQLDPQAVQTKNWHMDVIEMNGIKVEFSMKFTSRDMSLKRTPSKKQTGVFGVKISVVTKRERSKVPYIVRQCIEEVEKRGIEEVGIYRISGVATDIQALKAVFDANNKDILVMLSDMDINAIAGTLKLYFRELPEPLLTDRLYPAFMEGIALSDPAAKENCMMHLLRSLPDPNLITFLFLLEHLKRVAEKEPINKMSLHNLATVFGPTLLRPSEVESKGHLTLASDIWSHDVMAQVQVLLYYLQHPPISFTELKRNTLYFSTDV, encoded by the exons atggaggaggaagaggaggccaTAGGGTACCTGGATAAAGTGCTGGAGGATGAAGATGACTCAGAGCCAGGAACCCCCACCAGCCCCGGGTCTCCGTTCTCGGCCGGCGAGAAG GGCGAGCGAGATGCTGGCAAAGGTCTGGAGATGCGGAAGCTGGTGCTCTCTGGTTTCCTGGCCAGCGAGGAGATCTACATCAACCAGCTGGAGGCCCTCTTGTTG CCTATGAAGCCACTGAAGGCCACAGCTACTACGTCGCAGCCTGTTCTCACCCTCCAGCAGATTGAGACAATTTTCTACAAGATCCAGGACATCTATGAGATCCACAAAGAGTTCTACGACAGCCTGTGCCCGAAAGTGCAGCAGTGGGACAGCAATGTCACCATGGGCCACCTCTTCCAAAAGCTG GCCAGCCAGCTAGGGGTCTACAAGGCGTTTGTGGATAACTACAAAATTGCGCTGGAGACCGCGGAGAAGTGCAGCCAGAGCAACTACCAGTTCCAGAAGATCTCAGAG GAGCTGAAGGTGAAGGGTCCCAAGGACTCCAAGGAGAGCCACACGTCTGTCACCATGGAGG cactgctgtaCAAACCCATCGACCGGGTGACGCGGAGCACCCTCGTCCTGCAC GATCTCCTCAAGCACACTCCAGCTGACCACCCTGACTACCCACTGCTCCAGGATGCCCTCCGCATCTCACAGAACTTCCTCTCCAGCATCAATGAGGACATTGATCCCCGGAGGACAGCAGTCACCACCCCCAAGGGGGAG ACCCGGCAGCTTGTCAAGGATGGCTTCTTGGTGGAGCTGTCAGAGGGCTCGCGGAAGCTGCGGCACGTCTTCCTCTTCACCGACGTGCTGCTTTGCGCCAAGTTGAAGAAGACGGCAGTGGG GAAGCACCAGCAGTACGACTGCAAGTGGTATGTGCCCCTTGCCGACCTGGTGTTCCCCTCGCCGGAGGAGTCGGAGCACTGCCCCCAGGTCCACGTCATCCCTGACCATGAGCTGGAGGACATGAAGATGAAGATCTCAGCCATCAAGAGCGAGGTGCAGAAGGAG AAAGCCAACAAGGGACAGAGCCGGGCCATCGAGCGCCTCAAGAAGAAGATGTTTGAGAACGAATTTTGGCTGCTCCTCAACTCACCTGCCATCCCCTTCCGCATCCACAATCGCAACGGGAAG AGCTACCTCTTCTTGCTGTCATCTGACTATGAGAGGTCCGAGTGGAGGGAAGCCATTCAGAAACTACAGAAAAAGG aCCTCCAGGCCTTCGTCCTGAGCTCGGTGGAGCTGCAGGTGCTCACGGGATCCTGCTTCAAGCTACGCACCGTCCACAACATCCCGGTCACCAGCAATAAGGATG ATGACGAGTCCCCTGGGCTCTACGGGTTCCTGCATGTCATCGTCCACTCCGCCAAGGGCTTCAAGCAGTCTGCCA ACCTTTACTGCACGCTGGAGGTGGACTCCTTTGGCTATTTTGTCAGCAAAGCCAAGACCAGAGTTTTTCGGGACACCACCGAACCGCAGTGGAATGAG GAGTTTGAGATCGAGCTGGAGGGCTCCCAGTCGCTGCGCATCCTCTGCTATGAGAAGTGCTATGACAAGACCAAGCTCAACAAGGACAACAACGAAATTGTGGACAAGATCATGGGCAAGGGGCAGATCCAG ctggaCCCGCAGGCTGTGCAAACGAAGAACTGGCACATGGATGTGATTGAGATGAACGGG ATCAAGGTGGAATTCTCCATGAAGTTCACAAGCAGAGACATGAGCCTGAAGAGGACCCCGTCGAAAAAGCAGACTGGTGTCTTCGGGGTTAAAATCAGCGTCGTGACAAA GCGCGAGCGCTCCAAGGTGCCTTACATCGTGCGCCAGTGCATCGAGGAGGTGGAGAAGAGGGGCATTGAAGAGGTTGGCATCTACAGGATCTCTGGAGTTGCCACTGACATCCAGGCATTGAAAGCCGTCTTCGATGCAA ATAACAAGGACATCCTGGTCATGCTGAGTGACATGGACATCAATGCCATCGCCGGCACACTGAAGCTGTACTTCCGTGAGCTGCCCGAGCCCCTCCTCACTGACAGACTCTACCCTGCCTTCATGGAGGGGATTG CCCTCTCGGATCCTGCTGCCAAGGAGAACTGCATGATGCACCTTCTCCGCTCGCTGCCTGACCCCAACCTCATCACCTTCCTCTTCCTGCTGGAGCACTTGAAAAG